A DNA window from Linepithema humile isolate Giens D197 chromosome 6, Lhum_UNIL_v1.0, whole genome shotgun sequence contains the following coding sequences:
- the LOC105678220 gene encoding tropomyosin-2 isoform X1 codes for MEAIKKKIAALKLEMDAANEKVEVNETKAKQENIRADRLNDDLRDLQKRLTQLERDYGITKANLEQSTADLEQCEKSWSKAEQDRTVLTKRVQEIEASLTKKEELRLTAQLKLARATELADDAQRMCNVLADRSRLDEERMEKLMSELKDARLIAEDADSKSDEIARKLQFVEEELEAAEERVKTSEAKIVEREDELFIVQNIVKSLEVSEEKVSYNALPKSLFAMYFSIIFEFQANQRVEDFKIQLKSLKKKLKEAEKRAINAERTVKTLIKEVDMKEDELKEEKEKYKAVCDDMDATFAEMTGY; via the exons ATGGAGGCGatcaagaaaaaaatcgcGGCGTTGAAGCTGGAGATGGACGCCGCAAATGAGAAAGTTGAAGTCAATGAGACGAAAGCGAAACAGGAAAATATAAGAGCCGACAGGCTGAACGATGATCTTAGGGACCTGCAAAAGCGATTGACCCAATTGGAGCGCGATTACGGTATCACCAAAGCTAATCTGGAGCAATCGACTGCCGATCTGGAGCAGTGCGAAAAATCTTGGTCTAAA GCTGAACAAGATCGTACCGTCCTAACAAAGAGAGTTCAGGAGATCGAAGCGAGTCTCACTAAAAAGGAAGAGCTGCGTCTTACTGCTCAATTAAAGCTGGCACGTGCAACCGAACTCGCGGACGACGCGCAAAG AATGTGCAATGTCCTGGCGGACAGAAGTCGTTTGGATGAAGAACGTATGGAGAAGCTGATGTCAGAACTGAAGGATGCAAGATTAATTGCCGAAGACGCCGATTCAAAGTCCGATGAGATAGCCAGGAAGTTGCAATTCGTGGAGGAGGAATTGGAAGCTGCTGAAGAAAGAGTGAAAACTAGCGAAGC CAAAATCGTGGAACGCGAAGACGAACTCTTCATCGTACAAAATATTGTCAAGTCTCTCGAAGTATCCGAGGAAAAGGTATCGTATAATGCATTGCCAAAGTCATTATTTGCAATGTACTTCtcgattatttttgaatttcagGCAAATCAACGAGTAGAAGACTTTAAGATACAGCTAAAATCTTTGAAGAAAAAGTTGAAGGAAGCGGAGAAACGTGCGATTAACGCTGAAAGAACAGTCAAGACGTTAATAAAGGAGGTGGATATGAAAGAAG ACGAACTTAAAGAAGAGAAGGAAAAGTACAAGGCAGTCTGCGACGATATGGATGCGACGTTCGCTGAGATGACAGGATACTAA
- the LOC105678220 gene encoding tropomyosin-2 isoform X2: MEAIKKKIAALKLEMDAANEKVEVNETKAKQENIRADRLNDDLRDLQKRLTQLERDYGITKANLEQSTADLEQCEKSWSKAEQDRTVLTKRVQEIEASLTKKEELRLTAQLKLARATELADDAQRMCNVLADRSRLDEERMEKLMSELKDARLIAEDADSKSDEIARKLQFVEEELEAAEERVKTSEAKIVEREDELFIVQNIVKSLEVSEEKANQRVEDFKIQLKSLKKKLKEAEKRAINAERTVKTLIKEVDMKEDELKEEKEKYKAVCDDMDATFAEMTGY; the protein is encoded by the exons ATGGAGGCGatcaagaaaaaaatcgcGGCGTTGAAGCTGGAGATGGACGCCGCAAATGAGAAAGTTGAAGTCAATGAGACGAAAGCGAAACAGGAAAATATAAGAGCCGACAGGCTGAACGATGATCTTAGGGACCTGCAAAAGCGATTGACCCAATTGGAGCGCGATTACGGTATCACCAAAGCTAATCTGGAGCAATCGACTGCCGATCTGGAGCAGTGCGAAAAATCTTGGTCTAAA GCTGAACAAGATCGTACCGTCCTAACAAAGAGAGTTCAGGAGATCGAAGCGAGTCTCACTAAAAAGGAAGAGCTGCGTCTTACTGCTCAATTAAAGCTGGCACGTGCAACCGAACTCGCGGACGACGCGCAAAG AATGTGCAATGTCCTGGCGGACAGAAGTCGTTTGGATGAAGAACGTATGGAGAAGCTGATGTCAGAACTGAAGGATGCAAGATTAATTGCCGAAGACGCCGATTCAAAGTCCGATGAGATAGCCAGGAAGTTGCAATTCGTGGAGGAGGAATTGGAAGCTGCTGAAGAAAGAGTGAAAACTAGCGAAGC CAAAATCGTGGAACGCGAAGACGAACTCTTCATCGTACAAAATATTGTCAAGTCTCTCGAAGTATCCGAGGAAAAG GCAAATCAACGAGTAGAAGACTTTAAGATACAGCTAAAATCTTTGAAGAAAAAGTTGAAGGAAGCGGAGAAACGTGCGATTAACGCTGAAAGAACAGTCAAGACGTTAATAAAGGAGGTGGATATGAAAGAAG ACGAACTTAAAGAAGAGAAGGAAAAGTACAAGGCAGTCTGCGACGATATGGATGCGACGTTCGCTGAGATGACAGGATACTAA